From one Streptomyces sp. ICC1 genomic stretch:
- the rpmA gene encoding 50S ribosomal protein L27: protein MAHKKGASSTRNGRDSNAQRLGVKRFGGQVVSAGEILVRQRGTHFHPGSGVGRGGDDTLFALLAGSVQFGTHRGRKVVNIVPAA from the coding sequence ATGGCACACAAGAAGGGCGCATCGTCCACCCGGAACGGGCGCGATTCCAATGCTCAGCGGCTCGGCGTGAAGCGCTTCGGCGGTCAGGTCGTTTCCGCTGGTGAGATCCTCGTCCGCCAGCGCGGCACCCACTTCCACCCCGGTTCGGGTGTCGGTCGTGGTGGCGACGACACGCTGTTCGCGCTGCTGGCCGGTTCGGTCCAGTTCGGCACGCACCGTGGCCGCAAGGTCGTCAACATCGTTCCGGCTGCCTGA
- the rplU gene encoding 50S ribosomal protein L21, with translation MYAIVRSGGRQHKVAVGDIVEVDKIPTAKVGDTVELSTLLVVDGEAVTSDPWVLAGVKVTAEIVDHHKGVKIDILRYKNKTGYRRRQGHRQQYTAIKVTGIPAAAK, from the coding sequence GTGTACGCCATCGTGCGCAGCGGTGGCCGCCAGCACAAGGTTGCTGTCGGTGACATCGTTGAGGTTGACAAGATTCCCACCGCCAAGGTTGGCGACACGGTCGAGCTCTCGACCCTGCTCGTTGTCGACGGCGAAGCCGTGACCAGCGACCCGTGGGTCCTGGCCGGCGTCAAGGTCACGGCTGAGATCGTGGACCACCACAAGGGCGTCAAGATCGACATCCTGCGTTACAAGAACAAGACCGGCTACCGCCGTCGCCAGGGTCACCGCCAGCAGTACACGGCGATCAAGGTCACCGGTATCCCCGCGGCTGCGAAGTAA